From a region of the Streptomyces sp. NBC_01454 genome:
- a CDS encoding helix-turn-helix domain-containing protein, protein MPVQTPAGEPRRPPFDAAAARRLREALGLTPAHVAYGIAAAYGIRLPPATVSAWEAGERTPSEAELTALAGALWCAPAELLGTPDTLRAHRLARGLAASDLARHLGMDPAVYGRLEDGGRWRGTERQAAALAAALALPLPALIRFTGRDARLTELLTGAVTTRWQAGVRPVGTVVPLPGRLLREVLRELHADYQATMAATLHWGGGERAEESGRAGRAFLDGILAEFWARVDAAHP, encoded by the coding sequence CCCCCTTTCGACGCCGCGGCCGCCCGACGGCTCCGCGAGGCCCTCGGCCTGACCCCCGCCCATGTCGCGTACGGGATCGCCGCCGCCTACGGGATCCGGCTGCCGCCCGCGACGGTGTCGGCCTGGGAAGCGGGCGAACGCACCCCCTCGGAGGCCGAACTGACCGCGCTGGCCGGTGCCCTGTGGTGCGCGCCCGCCGAACTGCTCGGCACACCGGACACCCTGCGCGCCCACCGGCTGGCGCGCGGCCTCGCCGCCTCGGACCTCGCGCGCCACCTCGGCATGGACCCGGCCGTCTACGGGCGTCTGGAGGACGGCGGCCGGTGGCGCGGCACCGAGCGGCAGGCCGCGGCGCTCGCCGCGGCGCTGGCGCTGCCGCTGCCCGCGCTGATCCGCTTCACCGGCCGGGACGCGCGGCTGACCGAGCTGCTGACCGGCGCCGTCACCACCCGCTGGCAGGCCGGTGTCCGGCCGGTCGGCACGGTCGTACCGCTGCCCGGGCGGCTGCTGCGCGAGGTGCTGCGGGAGCTGCACGCCGACTACCAGGCAACGATGGCCGCTACGCTGCACTGGGGCGGCGGGGAGCGTGCCGAGGAGTCCGGCCGGGCGGGGCGCGCCTTTCTCGACGGCATCCTGGCGGAGTTCTGGGCGCGGGTGGACGCGGCGCACCCGTGA
- a CDS encoding DUF6114 domain-containing protein, giving the protein MSAETRPRLIETIGRKRLSFREWRGYRPFWGGMLTLLAGFPIMYIPYANLTIGSLTVRMATTAGAGSLIIGVLLVVLGLTMWFQPASRVFAGVAAILLSLVSLVVSNFGAFLIGFLLGLIGGALSVSWAPGKAVRSEEDDDPAPRTVAGPVVATHPAPAAGPGLGNGLDDLSGTSPTNGMNGRHSAG; this is encoded by the coding sequence ATGAGCGCCGAAACGCGACCACGGCTGATCGAGACCATCGGCCGCAAGCGGCTTTCGTTCCGGGAGTGGCGCGGATACCGCCCGTTCTGGGGCGGAATGCTGACTCTGCTGGCCGGCTTCCCGATCATGTACATCCCTTACGCGAATCTCACGATCGGTTCCCTGACCGTCCGCATGGCGACCACCGCCGGCGCCGGCTCGCTGATCATCGGCGTACTGCTGGTCGTGCTCGGTCTCACCATGTGGTTCCAGCCGGCGTCCCGCGTCTTCGCGGGGGTGGCGGCGATCCTGCTCTCCCTGGTCTCCCTGGTCGTCTCGAACTTCGGCGCCTTTTTGATCGGCTTCCTCCTGGGGCTGATCGGCGGTGCGCTGAGTGTCTCCTGGGCGCCGGGCAAGGCCGTCCGGAGCGAGGAGGACGACGATCCGGCGCCGAGGACGGTCGCCGGACCCGTGGTCGCCACGCACCCCGCGCCGGCCGCCGGTCCCGGGTTGGGCAACGGGTTGGATGACCTGTCAGGAACGAGCCCGACCAACGGAATGAACGGGAGGCACAGTGCCGGGTGA
- the pta gene encoding phosphate acetyltransferase, whose product MTRSVYVTGTDRGDGRQVIELGVMELLTRHVDRVGVFRPLIHDDGPDRLFDLLRARYRLTQPADTVHGIGYEEAAALQAERGTDELVSRLVDRFHAVAREYEYVLVLGSDYAATSLPDELNLNARLANEFGAAVLPVVGGQGQEPESVRAEARNAYRAYQSLGCDVVAVIVNRVAPGQREAVVGRLAAHLPVPCYALPEDGSLSAPTVSQIVHTLGAEVLLGDDSGLARDARDFVFGGAMLPTFLKALTPGCLVVTPGDRADLVIGSLAAHSAGAPPIAGVLLTLDERPGPDIMALAGRLAPGTPVVSVPGGSFPTAGELFAIEGKLNAASPRKAETALGLFERHVDTVELTNRISVARSVRVTPMMFEHELIERSRSGRRRVVLPEGSEERVLRAADVLLRRDVCALTLLGDEEAIRKRAADLAIDLADAQIIDPQTSPLRERFAERYAALRAHKGVSVELAFDVVADVSYFGTLMVQEGLADGMVSGAVHSTAATIRPAFEIIKTRPGAQIVSSVFFMCLADRVLVYGDCAVNPDPDAEQLADIAIQSATTAAQFGVEPRIAMLSYSTGTSGSGADVDKVRKATEIVRALRPDLLVEGPIQYDAAVDAAVAQTKLPESDVAGKATVLIFPDLNTGNNTYKAVQRSAGAVAVGPVLQGLRKPVNDLSRGALVQDIVNTVAITAIQAQGERPGAGPAA is encoded by the coding sequence GTGACGCGCAGCGTGTACGTGACCGGGACCGACCGCGGCGACGGACGCCAGGTCATCGAGCTGGGAGTCATGGAGCTCCTGACCCGCCATGTCGACCGGGTGGGCGTCTTCCGTCCGCTGATCCACGACGACGGACCCGACCGGCTCTTCGACCTGCTGCGGGCACGCTACCGGCTCACCCAGCCCGCCGACACCGTCCACGGCATCGGTTACGAGGAGGCGGCCGCCCTCCAGGCCGAGCGCGGCACCGACGAGCTGGTCTCCCGGCTCGTCGACCGTTTCCACGCCGTCGCCAGGGAGTACGAGTACGTCCTGGTCCTCGGCTCGGACTACGCGGCCACCAGCCTCCCCGACGAGCTGAACCTCAATGCGCGGCTGGCCAACGAATTCGGTGCCGCCGTGCTGCCCGTCGTCGGCGGGCAGGGCCAGGAGCCCGAGTCGGTGCGCGCCGAGGCCCGCAACGCCTACCGCGCCTACCAGTCGCTGGGCTGCGATGTCGTGGCCGTGATCGTCAACCGGGTGGCGCCCGGGCAGCGCGAGGCCGTCGTCGGGCGGCTCGCCGCCCACCTGCCGGTGCCCTGCTACGCGCTCCCCGAGGACGGCTCGCTCTCCGCGCCGACCGTCAGCCAGATCGTGCACACCCTCGGCGCCGAGGTCCTGCTCGGCGACGACTCGGGCCTGGCCAGGGACGCCCGGGACTTCGTCTTCGGCGGCGCCATGCTGCCGACCTTCCTCAAGGCGCTCACCCCCGGCTGCCTGGTGGTCACCCCCGGGGACCGGGCGGACCTGGTGATCGGCTCGCTCGCCGCGCACAGCGCCGGTGCCCCGCCGATCGCCGGCGTGCTGCTCACCCTCGACGAGCGGCCCGGGCCGGACATCATGGCGCTGGCGGGCCGGCTCGCCCCCGGCACCCCGGTCGTCTCGGTACCCGGCGGATCCTTCCCCACGGCCGGCGAGCTGTTCGCGATCGAGGGCAAGCTGAACGCCGCCTCGCCGCGCAAGGCGGAGACCGCGCTCGGCCTGTTCGAGCGGCATGTGGACACCGTGGAGCTGACGAACCGTATCTCCGTCGCCCGCTCCGTCCGGGTGACGCCGATGATGTTCGAGCACGAGCTGATCGAGCGCTCCCGCTCCGGCCGCCGCCGGGTCGTCCTCCCCGAGGGGAGCGAGGAGCGGGTACTGCGGGCCGCCGATGTGCTGCTGCGCCGCGACGTCTGCGCGCTGACGCTGCTGGGCGACGAGGAGGCGATCCGCAAGCGCGCCGCCGACCTGGCCATCGACCTGGCCGACGCCCAGATCATCGATCCGCAGACCTCCCCGCTGCGCGAACGGTTCGCCGAGCGCTACGCGGCGCTGCGCGCCCACAAGGGCGTCAGCGTCGAGCTGGCCTTCGACGTGGTCGCGGACGTCTCCTACTTCGGCACGCTGATGGTCCAGGAGGGCCTGGCCGACGGCATGGTCTCCGGCGCGGTGCACTCCACCGCCGCCACCATCCGCCCGGCCTTCGAGATCATCAAGACCCGGCCGGGCGCCCAGATCGTGTCCTCGGTGTTCTTCATGTGCCTGGCCGACCGGGTGCTGGTCTACGGCGACTGCGCGGTCAACCCGGACCCGGACGCCGAGCAACTGGCGGACATCGCCATCCAGTCGGCCACCACCGCCGCGCAGTTCGGCGTCGAGCCGCGGATCGCGATGCTCTCGTACTCCACCGGCACCTCCGGCTCCGGCGCCGACGTCGACAAGGTCCGCAAGGCCACCGAGATCGTCCGCGCGCTGCGCCCCGATCTGCTGGTCGAGGGCCCGATCCAGTACGACGCGGCGGTGGACGCGGCGGTCGCGCAGACCAAGCTGCCCGAGTCCGATGTGGCCGGCAAGGCCACCGTGCTGATCTTCCCGGACCTCAACACCGGCAACAACACCTACAAGGCCGTGCAGCGCTCGGCCGGTGCGGTCGCCGTCGGCCCGGTCCTGCAGGGTCTGCGCAAGCCGGTCAACGACCTCTCGCGCGGCGCCCTGGTGCAGGACATCGTCAACACCGTGGCCATCACCGCCATCCAGGCGCAGGGCGAGCGGCCCGGCGCCGGCCCCGCCGCCTGA
- a CDS encoding ATP-dependent 6-phosphofructokinase, with product MRIGVLTAGGDCPGLNAVIRSVVHRALTGHGDEVIGFEDGFSGLLDGRFRKLDLEGVSGILARGGTILGSSRLERARLQQACEDAKDHSADYGIDVLIPIGGEGTLTAARMLSDAGLPVVGVPKTIDNDISATDRTFGFDTAVGVATEAIDRLKTTAESHQRVMVVEVMGRHAGWIALESGMAGGAHGICLPERGFEVSDLVTMVEERFARGKKFAVICVAEGAHPAPGSMEYKKGAIDQYGHERFLGIGNALAHELEERLGKEARPVILGHVQRGGTPTAYDRVLATRFGWHAVEAAHRGDFGRMTALRGTDITMVPLAEAVTELKRVPEWRMDEAESVF from the coding sequence ATGCGTATCGGAGTCCTCACCGCAGGCGGCGACTGCCCCGGCCTGAACGCTGTGATCCGGTCGGTGGTCCATCGCGCCCTCACCGGCCACGGCGACGAGGTCATCGGCTTCGAGGACGGCTTCTCGGGCCTGCTCGACGGCCGTTTCCGCAAGCTCGACCTCGAAGGGGTCAGCGGCATCCTCGCCCGCGGCGGCACCATCCTCGGCTCCTCCCGGCTGGAGCGCGCCCGGCTCCAGCAGGCCTGTGAGGACGCCAAGGACCACTCCGCGGACTACGGCATCGACGTCCTCATCCCGATCGGTGGCGAGGGCACCCTGACCGCCGCCCGAATGCTGTCGGACGCCGGACTGCCGGTCGTGGGCGTGCCCAAGACCATCGACAACGACATCTCCGCCACCGACCGTACCTTCGGCTTCGACACCGCCGTCGGCGTCGCGACCGAGGCCATCGACCGCCTCAAGACCACCGCGGAGTCGCACCAGCGGGTCATGGTCGTCGAGGTGATGGGCCGGCACGCGGGCTGGATCGCGCTGGAGTCCGGCATGGCCGGCGGCGCCCACGGCATCTGCCTTCCCGAGCGCGGCTTCGAGGTCAGCGACCTGGTCACGATGGTCGAGGAGCGCTTCGCCCGGGGCAAGAAGTTCGCCGTGATCTGTGTCGCCGAGGGGGCGCACCCGGCCCCCGGCAGCATGGAGTACAAGAAGGGCGCCATCGACCAGTACGGCCACGAGCGGTTCTTGGGCATCGGCAACGCGCTCGCCCACGAGCTGGAGGAGCGCCTCGGCAAGGAGGCCCGGCCGGTCATCCTCGGTCACGTCCAGCGCGGCGGCACCCCCACCGCCTACGACCGGGTGCTCGCCACCCGCTTCGGCTGGCACGCCGTCGAGGCGGCGCACCGCGGCGACTTCGGCCGGATGACCGCGCTGCGCGGCACCGACATCACGATGGTGCCGCTGGCCGAGGCGGTCACCGAGCTCAAGAGGGTGCCCGAGTGGCGGATGGACGAGGCCGAGTCGGTCTTCTGA
- a CDS encoding ABC transporter ATP-binding protein: protein MSHAAASPGFPGSPASLRTAAVAARATDLSKVYGQGDTRVVALDSVSVDFGKAQFTAIMGPSGSGKSTLMHCMAGLDSISGGSARIGETELSSLNDRQLTRLRRDKIGFIFQAFNLLPTLTALENITLPMDIAARKPDRAWLDAVIDTVGLSGRLSHRPSQLSGGQQQRVAVARALAAQPEIIFADEPTGNLDSRSGAEVLGFLRESVRAMNQTVVMVTHDPVAAGYADRAVFLADGRIVEELHEPTADTVLDRMRLFDSKGRTS, encoded by the coding sequence GTGTCCCACGCGGCTGCCTCGCCGGGCTTCCCCGGTTCCCCCGCCTCCCTCCGCACCGCTGCCGTCGCCGCCCGTGCCACGGACCTGAGCAAGGTCTACGGCCAGGGGGACACCCGGGTGGTCGCGCTGGACTCCGTCTCGGTCGACTTCGGCAAGGCCCAGTTCACGGCGATCATGGGCCCGTCCGGCTCCGGCAAGTCGACGCTGATGCACTGCATGGCCGGGCTGGACTCGATCTCCGGCGGTTCGGCCCGGATCGGCGAGACCGAACTGTCCTCGCTCAACGACCGGCAGCTGACGCGGCTGCGCCGGGACAAGATCGGCTTCATCTTCCAGGCGTTCAACCTGCTGCCGACGCTGACCGCGCTGGAGAACATCACGCTGCCGATGGACATCGCGGCCCGTAAGCCCGACCGGGCCTGGCTGGACGCCGTCATCGACACCGTCGGCCTCTCGGGACGGCTCTCCCACCGGCCCTCCCAGCTCTCCGGCGGCCAGCAGCAGCGCGTCGCGGTCGCCCGGGCGCTGGCCGCCCAGCCGGAGATCATCTTCGCGGACGAGCCGACCGGCAACCTCGACTCCCGCTCCGGCGCCGAAGTACTGGGCTTCCTGCGGGAGTCGGTGCGCGCGATGAACCAGACGGTGGTGATGGTCACCCACGACCCGGTCGCCGCCGGCTACGCGGACCGGGCGGTCTTCCTCGCCGACGGCCGGATCGTCGAGGAGCTCCACGAGCCGACCGCGGACACCGTCCTGGACCGGATGCGGCTGTTCGACTCCAAGGGCCGTACGAGCTGA
- the pyk gene encoding pyruvate kinase, whose translation MRRSKIVCTLGPAVDSYEKLKTLIEAGMNVARFNMSHGTQPEHEERYHRLRKACEETGRAVGVLADLQGPKIRLETFADGPVELVRGDEFVVTTEDVPGDKHICGTTYKGLPGDVSKGDPILINDGNVALQVVEVDGPRVRTIVIEGGVISDHKGINLPGAAVNVPALSQKDIEDLKFALAMGCDMVALSFVRDAKDVQDVHRVMDEVGRRVPVIAKVEKPQAVANMEDVVMAFDAVMVARGDLAVEYPLEKVPMVQKRLIELCRRNAKPVIVATQMMESMITNSRPTRAEASDVANAILDGADAVMLSAESSVGQYPIETVKTMSKIVEAAEEELLSKGLQPLVPGKKPRTQGGAVARAACEMADFLDGKALVAFTKSGDTARRLSRYRAAQPILAFTTEAATRNQLTLSWGVDSFVVEHVDNTDAMVDLVDAELLKLQRYSNGDTMLITAGSPPGVPGTTNMVRVHHLGGQQG comes from the coding sequence ATGCGCCGTTCCAAAATCGTTTGCACCCTGGGCCCCGCCGTCGACTCCTACGAGAAGCTGAAGACGCTGATCGAGGCCGGTATGAACGTGGCCCGTTTCAATATGAGCCACGGGACCCAGCCGGAGCACGAGGAGCGGTATCACCGCCTCCGCAAGGCCTGCGAGGAGACCGGCCGCGCCGTCGGCGTGCTGGCCGACCTCCAGGGCCCCAAGATCCGCCTGGAGACCTTCGCCGACGGCCCCGTGGAGCTGGTGCGCGGGGACGAGTTCGTCGTCACCACCGAGGACGTGCCCGGCGACAAGCACATCTGCGGCACCACCTACAAGGGCCTGCCCGGCGACGTGTCCAAGGGCGACCCGATCCTGATCAACGACGGCAATGTCGCCCTCCAGGTCGTCGAGGTCGACGGCCCGCGGGTGCGCACCATCGTCATCGAGGGCGGGGTCATCTCCGACCACAAGGGCATCAACCTCCCCGGTGCCGCGGTGAACGTCCCCGCGCTGTCCCAGAAGGACATCGAGGACCTCAAGTTCGCCCTGGCGATGGGCTGCGACATGGTCGCGCTGTCCTTCGTCCGGGACGCCAAGGACGTCCAGGACGTGCACCGCGTCATGGACGAGGTGGGCCGCCGGGTCCCGGTCATCGCCAAGGTCGAGAAGCCGCAGGCGGTGGCCAACATGGAGGACGTCGTGATGGCCTTCGACGCCGTCATGGTCGCCCGCGGTGACCTGGCGGTGGAGTACCCGCTGGAGAAGGTCCCGATGGTGCAGAAGCGGCTCATCGAGCTGTGCCGCCGCAACGCCAAGCCGGTGATCGTGGCGACCCAGATGATGGAGTCGATGATCACCAACTCCCGGCCCACCCGCGCCGAGGCCTCCGACGTCGCCAACGCCATCCTCGACGGCGCCGACGCGGTGATGCTCTCCGCGGAGTCCTCGGTCGGCCAGTACCCCATCGAGACCGTCAAGACGATGTCGAAGATCGTCGAGGCGGCCGAGGAGGAGCTGCTCTCCAAGGGCCTGCAGCCCCTGGTGCCCGGCAAGAAGCCGCGCACCCAGGGCGGTGCGGTGGCCCGCGCGGCCTGCGAGATGGCCGACTTCCTGGACGGCAAGGCGCTGGTGGCCTTCACCAAGTCCGGCGACACCGCCCGCCGGCTCTCCCGCTACCGCGCCGCCCAGCCGATCCTGGCCTTCACCACCGAGGCCGCCACCCGCAACCAGCTCACGCTGAGCTGGGGCGTGGACAGCTTCGTCGTGGAGCACGTCGACAACACCGACGCGATGGTCGACCTGGTGGACGCCGAGCTGCTCAAGCTCCAGCGCTACAGCAACGGCGACACCATGCTGATCACCGCCGGTTCGCCCCCCGGCGTCCCCGGCACCACCAACATGGTCCGGGTGCACCACCTCGGCGGCCAGCAGGGCTGA
- a CDS encoding acetate kinase — protein MTATATRVLVLNSGSSSVKYQLLDMRDGARLAVGLVERIGEGTSRLAHTPLATGGEKRETEGAMADHEAALKTIAAELAADGLGLDSPQLAAIGHRVVHGGLKFTEPTVIDDAVVEEIERLVPVAPLHNPANLTGIRTARALRPDLPQVAVFDTAFHTTMPEYAARYAIDVETADAHRIRRYGFHGTSHAYVSRKTAALLCKDPSEVNVIVLHLGNGASASAVAGGRCVDTSMGLTPLEGLVMGTRSGDIDPAVTFHLKRVAGMSEDEVDELLNKKSGLIGLCGDNDMREIRRRIDAGGEDGARARLAFDIYIHRLKKYLGAYSAVLGRVDAVAFTAGVGENAAPVREAAIAGLEEMGMAVDADLNAQRSDEPRLISPEYARVAVAVVPTDEELEIAQQTYALVSA, from the coding sequence ATGACTGCCACCGCCACCCGCGTCCTCGTCCTCAACTCCGGCTCCTCCTCGGTGAAGTACCAGCTGCTCGACATGCGCGACGGCGCCCGGCTCGCCGTCGGCCTGGTCGAGCGGATCGGTGAGGGGACCTCGCGCCTGGCGCACACCCCGCTGGCCACCGGCGGCGAAAAGCGTGAGACCGAGGGCGCCATGGCCGACCACGAGGCCGCGCTGAAGACCATCGCCGCGGAGCTGGCCGCCGACGGGCTCGGGCTCGACTCCCCCCAGCTGGCCGCGATCGGGCACCGGGTGGTGCACGGCGGGCTGAAGTTCACCGAGCCGACCGTGATCGACGACGCCGTGGTCGAGGAGATCGAGCGGCTGGTGCCGGTCGCGCCGCTGCACAACCCGGCCAACCTCACCGGCATCCGGACCGCCCGGGCGCTGCGCCCCGATCTGCCGCAGGTCGCGGTCTTCGACACCGCCTTCCACACCACGATGCCGGAGTACGCGGCCCGTTACGCCATCGACGTGGAGACGGCCGACGCGCACCGCATCCGCCGCTACGGCTTCCACGGCACCTCGCACGCCTATGTCTCCCGCAAGACCGCGGCGCTGCTGTGCAAGGACCCCTCCGAGGTCAATGTCATCGTGCTGCACCTGGGCAACGGCGCTTCCGCCTCGGCGGTGGCCGGCGGCCGCTGCGTGGACACCTCGATGGGCCTGACCCCGCTGGAGGGCCTGGTCATGGGCACCCGCTCCGGTGACATCGACCCGGCGGTGACCTTCCACCTCAAGCGGGTGGCCGGGATGTCGGAGGACGAGGTCGACGAGCTGCTCAACAAGAAGAGCGGACTGATCGGGCTCTGCGGTGACAACGACATGCGGGAGATCCGGCGCCGGATCGACGCCGGCGGCGAGGACGGGGCGCGCGCCCGGCTCGCCTTCGACATCTACATCCACCGGCTGAAGAAGTACCTCGGCGCCTACAGTGCGGTCCTCGGCCGGGTCGACGCGGTGGCCTTCACCGCGGGCGTCGGCGAGAACGCCGCCCCGGTGCGCGAGGCCGCGATCGCCGGTCTGGAGGAGATGGGGATGGCGGTGGACGCGGACCTCAACGCCCAGCGGTCCGACGAGCCCCGGCTGATCTCGCCCGAGTACGCCCGGGTCGCGGTCGCCGTGGTGCCCACCGATGAGGAACTGGAGATCGCCCAGCAGACATACGCCCTGGTCAGCGCCTAG
- a CDS encoding ABC transporter permease — MLRTALRNVLAHKARLMMTALAVLLGVAFVAGTLIFSDTVGEAVKNASAKNLKDVAVSVQAAEEDPEVSAGPGKDGKRATALDDKLADRIRALPGVRSVRANVTGQATLAGRDDQPIGNGWQNLAGNYQPGKDGKDSRYPLVRGRGPAAGDEIALAESTAKAAGYALGDTVRFATDGPVVKKKLVGIVASDDPQVTAGGSLALFDTATAQKLFLHAGQFDELVVTAAPGTDQRALTAKVREVLPAKRAKATSGSDLAAEQSRMIAQSNSALSKTLLTFAGIALFVGIFIIANTFTMLISQRSREIALLRAVGASRRQVVRSVLAEAALLGLISSGVGFAMGTGIAVGLRAVLDANGAGFPDGPLVISPAAVLSALGVGVVVTVLAAWLPSRKAAKIAPVEALSSVEAPPQLRSLVVRNVIGSVITALGVAVMLYVSTLNSSDDLSLAMLGSAVTLIGVIILAPLLSRPLVSLAGLVTTRLFGIGGKLAKENALRNPRRTAATASALMIGLTLITGMTVVGYSAQIGMDKMAATEMTADYRVETSTYVGLDPVLSKKVADVPGVEAAAGLRSTGYSVGDGFGSLTGTDLTQIGKLTRITFTQGSLDAVRAGGIAVSKEEAARRGWKAGDTATLGFDDNKGDKKGGKKQTRVKVAAVFAENDTLGDAFADVSLVDPHMTQVKNEKLLVKAAGGGSPALAKEIRRTLGDSPLLKIQNHEDLRKENAGQIDTIVNMVYGLLGMAVIIAVVGVVNTLAMSVFERTREIGMLRAIGLARTGIKQMVRLESVVISLFGAVLGIGLGIFLAWAGGSLVGSSFPTYEMVLPWGRLGLFLLIALVVGVLAALWPARRAARLNMLEAIGAE, encoded by the coding sequence ATGCTGCGTACAGCCCTGCGCAATGTCCTTGCGCACAAAGCCCGATTGATGATGACCGCGCTCGCGGTACTGCTCGGCGTCGCCTTCGTCGCCGGCACCCTCATCTTCAGCGACACCGTCGGCGAAGCCGTCAAGAACGCCTCCGCCAAGAACCTCAAGGACGTGGCCGTCTCCGTCCAGGCCGCCGAGGAGGACCCCGAGGTCTCCGCCGGCCCGGGGAAGGACGGCAAGCGCGCCACCGCACTCGACGACAAGCTCGCCGACCGGATCCGCGCGCTGCCCGGCGTACGGTCCGTGCGGGCGAACGTCACCGGCCAGGCGACCCTCGCCGGGCGCGACGACCAGCCGATCGGCAACGGCTGGCAGAACCTCGCCGGCAACTACCAGCCGGGCAAGGACGGCAAGGACAGCCGCTACCCGCTGGTGCGGGGCCGCGGCCCGGCCGCCGGCGACGAGATCGCGCTGGCCGAGTCGACCGCGAAGGCGGCCGGCTATGCGCTCGGCGACACCGTGCGGTTCGCCACCGACGGGCCGGTGGTGAAGAAGAAGCTGGTCGGCATCGTGGCGAGCGACGATCCGCAGGTGACCGCGGGCGGCAGCCTGGCGCTGTTCGACACCGCCACCGCGCAGAAACTGTTCCTGCACGCCGGACAGTTCGACGAGCTGGTCGTGACGGCCGCGCCCGGCACCGACCAGCGGGCGCTGACCGCGAAGGTGCGCGAGGTGCTGCCGGCGAAGCGGGCCAAGGCGACCAGCGGGAGCGACCTCGCCGCCGAACAGTCCCGGATGATCGCCCAGTCGAACAGCGCCCTGAGCAAGACCCTGCTGACCTTTGCCGGCATCGCCCTGTTCGTCGGCATCTTCATCATCGCCAACACCTTCACCATGCTGATCTCCCAGCGCAGCCGCGAGATCGCGCTGCTGCGCGCGGTCGGTGCCTCGCGCCGGCAGGTGGTCCGCTCGGTGCTCGCCGAGGCGGCGCTGCTGGGGCTGATCTCCTCGGGCGTCGGCTTCGCGATGGGCACCGGGATCGCGGTGGGGCTGCGGGCGGTGCTGGACGCCAACGGCGCGGGTTTCCCGGACGGGCCGCTCGTCATCAGCCCGGCCGCGGTGCTCTCCGCGCTCGGGGTGGGCGTCGTGGTGACCGTACTGGCCGCCTGGCTGCCGTCCCGCAAGGCGGCGAAGATCGCGCCGGTCGAGGCGCTCAGCAGCGTCGAGGCGCCGCCGCAGCTGCGCAGCCTGGTCGTCCGCAACGTCATCGGCTCGGTGATCACCGCACTCGGTGTCGCGGTGATGCTCTACGTCTCCACGCTCAACTCCAGTGACGATCTGTCGCTCGCGATGCTCGGCTCGGCGGTGACCCTGATCGGCGTGATCATTCTGGCGCCGCTGCTGTCCCGTCCGCTGGTGTCGCTGGCCGGTCTGGTCACCACCCGGCTGTTCGGCATCGGCGGCAAGCTGGCCAAGGAGAACGCGCTGCGCAATCCGCGCCGTACGGCGGCGACCGCGTCGGCGCTGATGATCGGCCTGACCCTGATCACCGGGATGACGGTCGTCGGGTACTCGGCACAGATCGGCATGGACAAGATGGCGGCCACCGAGATGACGGCCGACTACCGGGTCGAGACCTCGACCTATGTCGGCCTGGATCCCGTGCTGTCGAAGAAGGTCGCCGACGTCCCGGGCGTCGAGGCGGCCGCCGGGCTGCGCAGCACCGGTTACAGCGTCGGGGACGGCTTCGGCTCGCTGACCGGCACCGACCTCACGCAGATCGGCAAGCTCACCCGCATCACCTTCACCCAGGGCTCGCTGGACGCCGTACGGGCCGGCGGGATCGCCGTCTCGAAGGAGGAGGCCGCCCGCCGCGGCTGGAAGGCCGGGGACACCGCGACTCTGGGGTTCGACGACAACAAGGGCGACAAGAAGGGCGGCAAGAAGCAGACCAGGGTGAAGGTCGCCGCCGTCTTCGCGGAGAACGACACCCTCGGCGACGCCTTCGCCGATGTGTCCCTGGTCGACCCGCACATGACCCAGGTCAAGAACGAGAAGCTGCTGGTGAAGGCGGCCGGCGGCGGCTCCCCGGCGCTCGCCAAGGAGATCCGGCGGACGCTCGGCGACAGCCCGCTGCTGAAGATCCAGAACCATGAGGATCTGCGCAAGGAGAACGCCGGGCAGATCGACACCATCGTGAACATGGTCTACGGGCTGCTGGGCATGGCCGTGATCATCGCGGTGGTCGGCGTGGTCAACACCCTGGCGATGTCGGTGTTCGAGCGGACCCGGGAGATCGGGATGCTGCGGGCGATCGGCCTGGCGCGCACCGGCATCAAGCAGATGGTGCGGCTGGAGTCGGTGGTCATCTCGCTGTTCGGCGCGGTGCTCGGCATCGGGCTGGGGATCTTCCTGGCCTGGGCCGGCGGCAGCCTGGTCGGCTCGTCCTTCCCGACGTACGAGATGGTGCTGCCCTGGGGCCGGCTCGGGCTGTTCCTGCTGATCGCGCTGGTCGTGGGGGTGCTGGCGGCGCTGTGGCCGGCCCGCCGGGCGGCCCGGCTGAACATGCTGGAGGCCATCGGCGCGGAGTGA